A section of the Bradyrhizobium oligotrophicum S58 genome encodes:
- a CDS encoding Tc toxin subunit A-related protein, with the protein MAALTTNTLTNLDSYLKSNELTTPSDIDIYRLSADKAAKAGLSIDQIKQARRQHNLAGHADLAKKLDEAGIVSAFQLANMPKGFFTRNYSDRLGIGTGDAAGLHDRAVKIANRTMQLFGTVRGAIASPHARAMRSSTAGQDAIEYFENLPSYQDLFGSLNYCACENCKSIFGPAAYFTDLMRIVDAYITQPNAATIPPAFALKARRPDLWTIPLTCAATNDVLPQLTIVNGVLEATLVRNLQFASIEALYQGMATTLVYPEQLPFNYPLDRVRLLCSQVKFSLADVYALWGASAAATVQERLNLSPERAAIVIDTASAGQLASYYNVAEADLGTLGDVHVFMEKTGLTIPQVQELIVQGVSAAEIAVGVPKNLFINQGLGSSFLKLDLTGDDDTSRIVNLNNTALDQINRLRRLADAQGWTPSAMDWCLRAVKNGASPTIDATALSGIARIAAFASRFDLPVVQAATMFGPIKSYGGDMAAPEAPSLFDALFNGPATVAQSGLYQPSGNPLNPLYASDPLPWTPGSGAADGVASITRVALGLDQSLDALNTLGFALYGNAAQRLTVDVLSALYRHGLLSRCLGLPMDQYVLLLALNGLTKRTVFEGDDLGKLIAAADWMAAAGLDVYTLGYGIAGVPSSYVDPLYDPDNVVPWLISLQNIVPDPDAPDAAEAVTQQLALFFNTDPPIATPCQTMALAAVALPTGVNEWWKAFLAVDGDGEPLYPDYVQEVIERESRWLVLASAGSLSAALLGSVAAVPAAYGLPTDFKTIDWGMVVSVVGFAQMQKAFGDIRNDLLQYVALTSSGASVEKRIAALHAATGWNADQIAQLLGGLANGQTNLSAQIALMQRCFTQIAAFGADTTFMTRLAALSTKTAATGWADYNQMADLAQAKISARMGQQRWAQMVLQVEGDLQVHLRNALVGLELTFLHARYRDIKTPNNVYEFLLTDVETGPESQLSYLKEGLNAVQLYLQRCRLRLEPGVEVIEIPPVWWDWMMDYRVWEANRRIFVYPENYLLPPLRTDQTSLFQALAADLQQGEITDSYVENAYASYLTGFAAVSALKPVDSYRCTVQDPRRGKVHALYLFARTATSPYTFYFCRQLDATPWSEWQKIDLAIASPYVTPIYAFNRLFLFWAEVKAVSTPSIQVGTTGGQTNNDVVYQATLRYSFQDHQGNWVQPQTLAGDVVIYFSGQGSDAVPLASDPLFANDWSLDSVPWRRLTAIRLAAENWPYNEAPTSDFERIVIGFGPYISDVPNQNLSPNQTAPANAGAQAFLETLTDRVWDNNRIVLERLSGGLPVMPTWVLNASLDVSYLGHNTEFLLTDPYRPAAPLAQFRPNFDDLNGYVQIMTTAAPISVGNFGDMIELINLSPAPTNLASTAFASETISSTAASAIFNALVAAGVLTAAGEIVAAKMPSLDLNSALASLLATTDSKTRIGENQLPAILGVLLMNLGSPLLFSSVLGTDSQISSVKNQPGWFKLDAGPESFLLRPAATTGTPQYTPVNEGALLSPPLLNANSFVLATVTPAIDAALAAQIFSTLQLYQIIDARGVVNPVYLAAVPLSVALANLNLSTKQLDALNGVVKNMSVVYNSSFVGGRITPAISQQIYDLLKEYTIIDQAQRLHLELLSSQLLASILANMLSAGTLLPRDVSTIYRTLVESPVPLNVSYWNAVDTTGFTTLAGIQFEVMRLTTAAAAPLNRAFFTGGIDQLLSLKTQSIPVTPVLPFGRLTPSSQIIWPSAIDGAQVDFDGLYGQYFWELYYHGPMLVAYSLGQNQKFSDAIAWYQYVFDPTVKEAFVTPTTFAIESNQAISPTASQEAFTLCQQNDVDGKPIISTEGRVNPKFTASTSMAFLPNTLTPVQVQMIVNVLLNYQLASPACHYWMFRPFRMQTLQSLSYMLSDDNPAILAYEDDPFSPFAIARLRVSAFEKATVMQYVDTLINWGDSLFARSTWESITAATMLYVYAGNLLGPRPQQVGVCQGQEEANFQDIQDHYGTNPIPVFLIDLESVVPPIHSGGNDPVPVESHAFNDLGAYFCVPENDVLISYWDRVEAQLYKIRHSLDINGNFRLLALFEPPIDPLALVKAAAGSNNFLPSGGGSQNQAPPNRFAVVLSRARQLTATASQFGGQLLAAIERKDSEALAVLSNTFEGQLLGLSTQIQEDQISRLENTITALQKSQAGAKAALDHYTALIDRGLISSEQTNLDAMAAGLAFNIAGNILQTASAIAYTVPQVGSPFAMTYGGVQIGSSLAALAAAAGIGSEVSSFVAQRSLTMAGYERRTEDWTLAQSNAQAEYDSLTAQITAAQYELQGTRQQLVVHNKQIAQNQQMANALSSKFTNEALYVWLAGRLSGLYYQTYRLALQAAIAAQAAYRYETDSSRTFIDFDYWDPKYAGLLAGEGLSLALDLMEASYAQADTRRLEIERMVSLASLDPSALDMLRQSGSCSFSVPELLYDYDYPGQYARRIKSVSISIPAVVGPYQNIRATLTQTASWVAVTPALDNVKWLISRSGNQPATVWSDPSAGNLQIAVSRAIDDSGMFVLNFDDPRYLPFEGTGAVSNWTLDMPMESNRIDFNQLSDVVLTIRYTALADGTLAAGVKGELAKPANALQVGYYVSIAQSFATPWQAFLQNHQQPDSQRLAFDYAPAWIGMLKSMKLSSAAFRFTCSSLVNMPANSFVIGQLAVGTQAPVDITIDDTGLGSVAAPPWTLAQMTGTWSITFNLVNIRGNMPSLLANGTWIDPTRLLNVEMLLDCAVLVY; encoded by the coding sequence ATGGCTGCGCTCACCACGAATACGTTGACGAATCTCGATAGCTATTTGAAGTCCAACGAGCTCACCACGCCGAGCGACATCGACATCTATCGCTTGTCAGCCGACAAGGCAGCAAAGGCGGGCCTCTCAATCGATCAGATCAAGCAGGCTCGCCGGCAGCACAATCTCGCTGGCCATGCGGATCTCGCGAAGAAACTCGACGAGGCGGGCATCGTCTCTGCATTTCAGCTGGCCAACATGCCCAAGGGATTTTTCACCCGTAACTATTCCGACAGGCTCGGAATAGGCACGGGCGATGCGGCCGGATTGCATGATCGCGCGGTGAAAATCGCGAATCGGACGATGCAGCTGTTCGGAACCGTGCGCGGAGCGATTGCATCGCCGCATGCGCGCGCAATGAGGTCGAGCACCGCCGGACAGGATGCGATCGAGTATTTCGAGAACCTGCCGAGCTACCAGGATCTGTTCGGCAGTCTCAATTATTGCGCCTGCGAGAACTGCAAGTCGATCTTCGGGCCCGCGGCCTATTTCACCGACCTGATGAGGATCGTCGACGCCTATATCACCCAGCCCAACGCAGCCACCATTCCACCGGCCTTTGCGCTGAAGGCCCGCCGACCCGATCTCTGGACCATCCCGCTCACCTGCGCCGCGACCAACGACGTTTTGCCGCAGCTCACGATCGTGAACGGCGTGCTGGAAGCGACGCTGGTCAGGAATCTGCAATTCGCGTCGATCGAAGCGCTGTATCAGGGCATGGCGACGACGCTGGTCTATCCGGAGCAGCTGCCGTTCAACTACCCGCTCGATCGCGTGCGGCTGTTGTGCAGCCAGGTGAAGTTCTCTCTCGCCGACGTCTATGCGCTGTGGGGGGCGTCGGCCGCGGCGACGGTGCAGGAGCGCCTGAACTTGTCGCCCGAGCGCGCCGCCATCGTGATCGACACGGCAAGCGCCGGTCAGCTGGCGAGCTACTACAACGTCGCCGAGGCTGATCTTGGCACGCTTGGCGACGTCCATGTCTTCATGGAGAAGACCGGGCTCACCATTCCGCAGGTGCAGGAGCTCATCGTCCAGGGCGTCAGCGCAGCCGAGATTGCGGTGGGCGTCCCCAAAAATCTGTTCATCAACCAGGGCCTCGGCAGCAGCTTTCTGAAGCTTGATCTCACCGGCGATGATGACACCTCCAGGATCGTCAACCTCAACAACACCGCGCTCGATCAGATCAATCGGCTGCGCCGGCTCGCTGACGCGCAAGGCTGGACACCCTCGGCGATGGACTGGTGCCTGCGCGCGGTGAAGAACGGAGCGAGTCCGACCATCGATGCGACCGCCCTCTCCGGCATTGCCCGCATTGCCGCCTTCGCCAGCCGCTTCGACCTGCCTGTGGTGCAGGCGGCGACCATGTTCGGGCCGATCAAGAGCTATGGCGGCGATATGGCCGCGCCGGAGGCGCCGTCGCTGTTCGATGCGCTGTTCAACGGCCCAGCGACCGTCGCGCAGTCAGGCCTCTATCAGCCCAGCGGCAATCCGCTCAATCCGCTCTATGCGAGCGACCCGTTGCCGTGGACGCCAGGGTCCGGGGCGGCCGACGGCGTGGCGTCGATCACGCGCGTCGCGCTCGGGCTCGACCAGTCGCTCGACGCCCTCAACACGCTTGGGTTCGCGCTCTATGGAAACGCCGCTCAAAGACTCACAGTCGATGTCCTGTCGGCGCTCTATCGCCACGGCCTCTTAAGCCGCTGTCTCGGCCTCCCGATGGATCAGTATGTGTTGCTGCTGGCGCTCAACGGCCTCACCAAGCGCACGGTGTTCGAAGGGGACGATCTCGGAAAATTGATCGCTGCCGCCGACTGGATGGCGGCGGCCGGGCTCGACGTGTACACGCTGGGCTACGGCATCGCGGGGGTGCCGAGCAGCTACGTCGATCCGTTGTACGATCCCGATAATGTCGTGCCCTGGCTGATCAGCCTGCAGAACATCGTTCCTGATCCGGACGCGCCGGATGCGGCTGAGGCAGTCACCCAGCAGCTCGCTCTCTTCTTCAACACCGACCCGCCGATTGCGACGCCTTGCCAGACCATGGCGCTGGCCGCAGTCGCGCTGCCGACCGGCGTCAACGAGTGGTGGAAGGCCTTTCTGGCGGTGGATGGCGACGGGGAGCCGCTCTATCCCGACTATGTCCAGGAGGTGATCGAGCGGGAATCGCGCTGGCTGGTGCTTGCATCCGCCGGCTCGCTGTCGGCAGCTTTGCTCGGCAGCGTCGCGGCAGTGCCGGCCGCCTACGGTCTGCCGACGGATTTCAAGACCATCGACTGGGGCATGGTCGTCAGCGTGGTCGGCTTCGCGCAGATGCAGAAGGCATTCGGCGATATCCGCAACGATCTGCTGCAATATGTCGCGCTGACCAGCTCGGGAGCCTCGGTCGAAAAGCGTATCGCCGCCCTGCATGCGGCGACCGGTTGGAACGCCGACCAGATCGCGCAGCTGCTCGGTGGACTCGCCAACGGCCAGACCAACCTGTCGGCTCAGATTGCGCTGATGCAGCGCTGCTTCACGCAGATCGCCGCCTTTGGCGCCGACACGACGTTCATGACGCGGCTCGCCGCCCTGTCGACCAAGACCGCGGCGACCGGCTGGGCCGACTACAATCAGATGGCCGACCTCGCGCAGGCGAAGATCAGTGCCCGGATGGGACAGCAACGCTGGGCGCAGATGGTGCTGCAGGTCGAAGGCGATCTGCAGGTCCATCTGCGCAATGCGCTGGTCGGGCTCGAGCTGACGTTCCTGCACGCCCGGTACAGGGACATCAAGACGCCGAACAATGTCTACGAGTTCCTGCTCACGGATGTCGAGACGGGGCCTGAGTCCCAGCTCTCCTATCTTAAGGAAGGGCTCAACGCCGTCCAGCTCTATCTGCAGCGCTGCCGGCTCCGGCTCGAGCCCGGCGTCGAAGTGATCGAAATTCCGCCGGTGTGGTGGGACTGGATGATGGACTACCGGGTCTGGGAAGCGAACCGTCGCATCTTCGTGTATCCCGAGAATTATCTGCTGCCGCCGCTGCGCACGGATCAGACCAGCCTGTTCCAGGCGCTCGCCGCTGACCTGCAGCAGGGCGAGATCACCGACAGCTATGTCGAGAACGCCTATGCGAGCTATCTGACCGGCTTTGCCGCCGTCTCGGCGCTCAAGCCGGTCGACTCATATCGTTGCACCGTCCAGGATCCCAGGCGCGGCAAGGTCCATGCGCTCTATCTGTTCGCGCGCACCGCCACGTCGCCTTACACGTTCTATTTCTGCCGCCAGCTCGATGCGACGCCATGGTCGGAATGGCAGAAGATCGACCTCGCGATCGCCTCGCCCTATGTGACGCCGATCTATGCCTTCAACCGCCTGTTCCTGTTCTGGGCCGAGGTGAAGGCCGTCAGCACGCCGAGCATCCAGGTCGGAACAACGGGCGGACAGACCAACAATGACGTCGTCTACCAGGCGACGCTCAGATATTCGTTCCAGGACCATCAGGGCAACTGGGTGCAGCCGCAGACGCTCGCCGGCGATGTCGTGATCTACTTCAGCGGGCAGGGCAGCGATGCGGTGCCGCTCGCGTCCGACCCGCTGTTCGCCAACGACTGGTCGCTCGACAGCGTCCCATGGCGCCGGCTGACCGCAATTCGCCTGGCCGCCGAGAACTGGCCGTACAACGAGGCGCCGACCAGCGATTTCGAGCGGATCGTGATCGGTTTTGGTCCCTACATCTCCGACGTGCCGAACCAGAATCTCAGCCCCAACCAGACGGCTCCGGCCAACGCCGGAGCACAGGCCTTCCTGGAGACGCTCACCGACCGCGTGTGGGACAACAATCGAATCGTGCTGGAGCGGCTGTCGGGCGGGCTGCCCGTGATGCCGACCTGGGTCCTCAATGCGAGCCTCGACGTGAGCTATCTCGGCCACAACACCGAGTTCCTGCTCACCGATCCCTACCGCCCGGCGGCGCCGCTGGCGCAGTTCCGGCCCAACTTCGACGACCTCAACGGCTACGTCCAGATCATGACCACCGCCGCGCCGATCTCGGTCGGAAATTTCGGCGACATGATCGAGCTGATCAACCTCTCGCCGGCGCCGACCAACCTGGCTTCCACCGCCTTTGCCTCGGAGACGATCTCGAGCACCGCGGCGAGCGCAATCTTCAATGCGCTGGTGGCTGCCGGCGTGCTGACCGCGGCCGGGGAGATCGTCGCCGCCAAGATGCCGTCGCTCGACCTCAATTCCGCGCTGGCGTCGCTGCTCGCCACGACGGATTCAAAGACCAGGATCGGTGAAAACCAGCTCCCCGCGATTCTTGGCGTGCTGCTGATGAATCTCGGAAGCCCGTTGCTGTTCTCCTCGGTGCTCGGGACCGACTCGCAGATCAGCAGCGTCAAGAACCAGCCCGGCTGGTTCAAGCTCGACGCCGGGCCCGAGAGCTTCCTGCTCCGTCCGGCTGCTACCACGGGTACGCCGCAATACACCCCCGTCAACGAAGGCGCGCTGCTGTCGCCGCCGCTGCTCAACGCCAACAGCTTCGTGCTGGCCACTGTCACGCCGGCGATCGACGCAGCGCTGGCGGCGCAGATCTTCAGTACGCTGCAGCTCTACCAGATCATCGACGCCCGCGGCGTCGTCAACCCGGTCTATCTCGCCGCGGTGCCGCTATCGGTTGCGCTGGCCAACCTGAACCTCAGCACGAAGCAGCTCGACGCGCTCAACGGCGTCGTCAAGAACATGTCGGTGGTCTACAACAGTTCCTTCGTCGGCGGCCGCATCACCCCCGCGATCTCGCAGCAGATCTACGACCTGCTGAAGGAATATACGATCATCGACCAGGCGCAGAGGCTGCATCTCGAGCTGTTGAGCAGCCAGCTGCTGGCCAGCATCCTGGCGAACATGCTGAGCGCGGGAACGCTGTTGCCGCGCGACGTGTCGACGATCTATCGGACCCTGGTGGAAAGTCCGGTGCCACTGAACGTGAGCTACTGGAACGCCGTCGACACGACGGGATTCACGACGCTGGCCGGCATCCAGTTCGAGGTGATGCGGCTGACGACGGCGGCCGCCGCGCCGTTGAACCGCGCCTTCTTCACCGGCGGCATCGACCAACTGCTCAGCCTCAAGACCCAGTCGATTCCGGTCACGCCGGTGCTGCCGTTCGGAAGACTCACGCCGTCGTCCCAGATCATCTGGCCAAGCGCCATCGATGGTGCGCAGGTCGACTTCGACGGGCTCTACGGCCAGTACTTCTGGGAACTCTATTATCACGGTCCGATGCTGGTGGCCTACAGTCTCGGCCAGAACCAGAAGTTCTCCGACGCCATCGCCTGGTATCAATACGTCTTCGATCCGACGGTCAAGGAAGCGTTCGTCACGCCGACGACCTTTGCGATCGAGTCGAACCAGGCGATCTCTCCGACAGCCTCCCAGGAAGCTTTCACGCTGTGTCAGCAGAACGACGTCGACGGCAAGCCGATCATCAGCACCGAGGGGCGTGTCAATCCGAAGTTCACCGCCAGCACCAGTATGGCGTTCCTGCCGAATACGCTGACGCCGGTGCAGGTGCAGATGATCGTGAACGTGCTCCTGAATTACCAGCTGGCGAGCCCCGCCTGCCATTATTGGATGTTCCGGCCGTTCCGCATGCAGACGCTGCAGAGCCTGAGCTACATGCTCTCGGACGACAACCCGGCGATCCTCGCCTATGAGGACGACCCGTTCAGCCCGTTCGCGATCGCGCGGCTGCGCGTCAGCGCCTTCGAGAAGGCGACGGTGATGCAGTATGTCGACACGCTGATCAACTGGGGCGACAGCCTGTTCGCGCGCTCCACGTGGGAATCGATCACGGCGGCGACGATGCTCTACGTCTATGCCGGCAACCTGCTCGGGCCGCGACCGCAGCAGGTCGGCGTCTGCCAGGGCCAGGAAGAGGCCAATTTCCAGGACATCCAGGATCATTACGGGACCAATCCTATCCCGGTGTTCCTGATCGATCTGGAGTCCGTCGTGCCGCCGATCCATTCCGGCGGCAATGATCCGGTGCCGGTCGAGTCGCACGCGTTCAACGATCTTGGCGCCTATTTCTGCGTGCCGGAGAACGACGTATTGATCAGCTATTGGGATCGCGTCGAAGCCCAGCTCTACAAGATCCGCCATTCGCTCGATATCAACGGCAATTTCCGCCTGCTTGCCCTGTTCGAGCCGCCGATCGATCCACTGGCGCTGGTCAAGGCGGCCGCCGGCTCGAACAACTTCCTTCCGTCGGGGGGCGGATCGCAGAACCAGGCGCCGCCGAATCGGTTTGCAGTCGTGCTCTCGCGCGCGCGCCAGCTTACCGCGACGGCCAGCCAGTTCGGCGGCCAGCTGCTGGCCGCGATCGAGCGCAAGGACAGCGAGGCGCTCGCGGTGCTGAGCAACACGTTCGAGGGCCAGCTGCTTGGATTGTCCACCCAGATCCAGGAAGACCAGATCAGCCGGCTCGAGAACACGATCACGGCGCTGCAGAAAAGTCAGGCCGGCGCAAAGGCGGCGCTCGACCACTACACGGCCTTGATCGATCGCGGCCTGATCTCGTCGGAGCAGACCAACCTGGATGCGATGGCGGCAGGGCTGGCCTTCAATATTGCCGGCAACATCCTGCAGACGGCGTCGGCGATCGCCTACACGGTTCCACAGGTCGGATCGCCCTTCGCGATGACCTATGGTGGCGTCCAGATCGGCTCGTCGCTTGCCGCCCTGGCCGCGGCGGCCGGAATTGGCTCCGAAGTATCGAGCTTCGTCGCGCAGCGTTCGCTCACCATGGCCGGCTACGAACGACGGACCGAGGATTGGACGCTGGCGCAGTCCAATGCCCAGGCGGAATATGATTCGCTCACGGCGCAGATCACGGCGGCCCAATACGAGCTCCAGGGCACGCGCCAGCAGCTGGTCGTTCACAACAAGCAGATTGCTCAGAACCAGCAGATGGCGAACGCGCTCTCCAGCAAGTTCACCAACGAGGCGCTCTATGTCTGGCTCGCAGGCCGGCTGTCCGGGCTCTATTATCAGACCTACCGGCTCGCGCTTCAGGCTGCCATCGCAGCCCAGGCGGCCTATCGCTATGAGACCGATTCGAGCCGCACGTTCATCGATTTCGACTATTGGGATCCGAAATATGCCGGCCTCCTCGCCGGTGAAGGGCTCTCATTGGCGCTCGACCTGATGGAGGCGTCATATGCCCAGGCCGATACCCGCCGCCTCGAGATCGAGCGCATGGTCTCGCTGGCGAGCCTCGATCCGTCGGCACTCGACATGCTGCGCCAGAGCGGCAGCTGCAGCTTCTCCGTGCCTGAGCTGCTGTACGACTATGACTATCCGGGCCAGTACGCTCGGCGCATCAAGTCGGTATCGATCTCGATTCCGGCAGTGGTTGGGCCCTATCAGAACATCAGGGCGACATTGACCCAGACCGCGAGCTGGGTCGCGGTGACGCCTGCTCTCGACAATGTCAAATGGTTGATCAGCAGGAGCGGCAACCAGCCTGCAACGGTCTGGAGCGATCCAAGTGCCGGCAATCTGCAGATCGCGGTCTCGCGCGCCATCGACGATAGCGGCATGTTCGTGCTCAATTTCGACGATCCGCGCTATCTGCCGTTCGAAGGCACCGGAGCCGTCTCCAACTGGACGCTCGACATGCCGATGGAGAGCAACCGGATCGACTTCAATCAGCTTTCCGACGTGGTGCTGACCATCCGCTACACCGCGCTCGCCGACGGCACGCTCGCCGCTGGCGTCAAGGGCGAGCTGGCGAAGCCGGCGAATGCGTTGCAGGTGGGCTATTATGTCTCCATTGCCCAGAGCTTTGCGACGCCTTGGCAGGCCTTCCTGCAGAACCATCAGCAGCCGGACTCGCAGCGGCTCGCGTTCGACTATGCGCCGGCCTGGATCGGCATGCTCAAATCGATGAAGCTGTCGAGCGCCGCGTTCCGCTTCACGTGCTCATCGCTGGTCAACATGCCCGCCAATTCGTTCGTCATCGGGCAACTGGCGGTCGGTACCCAGGCGCCGGTCGACATCACGATCGACGACACGGGCCTCGGAAGCGTCGCCGCTCCGCCGTGGACGCTGGCGCAGATGACCGGAACGTGGTCGATCACCTTCAACCTCGTCAATATCAGAGGCAACATGCCGAGCCTGCTCGCCAACGGCACATGGATCGATCCGACGAGATTGCTCAACGTGGAGATGCTGCTCGATTGCGCCGTGCTCGTGTATTGA